A single Anopheles arabiensis isolate DONGOLA chromosome 2, AaraD3, whole genome shotgun sequence DNA region contains:
- the LOC120893774 gene encoding uncharacterized protein LOC120893774, giving the protein MLLVLAMLFCLFTSSPVNSDPTFQQYAELMFQFDAVFETLCLAQTNDSSKSRQMVEANQALQACVNLHHDPQNFTNALDSLTPANHNAFINYNCDQFEEIKKCYHPFTRQLEVCFTGRDVSMIKTLILLEEEFAFICEKDGANIVTVHQSNYSYCAGNLKDLLHNCTTSGWAELRSKTIETMTKRDCSVFQNLASCFQENITKCGAPLFARLFGIRYHAIVKQTSCSTKTLSTDT; this is encoded by the exons ATGTTGCTGGTGCTTGCtatgctgttttgtttgtttacat CCTCCCCCGTTAATAGTGATCCAACATTTCAGCAATATGCAGAACTTATGTTCCAATTCGATGCAGTTTTTGAAACACTGTGTCTAGCGCAAACGAACGACTCAAGCAAATCTCGGCAAATGGTTGAAGCTAATCAAGCCCTTCAAGCCTGTGTCAATCTGCATCACGATCCACAAAATTTCACCAATGCACTGGATTCTTTGACTCCTGCAAATCATAACGCTTTCATCAATTA TAACTGTGACCAATttgaggaaataaaaaaatgctaccaTCCCTTTACACGCCAGCTGGAAGTATGCTTTACCGGGCGCGATGTTTCAATGATCAAGACATTGATTCTGCTAGAAGAAGAGTTTGCGTTCATATGTGAAAAAGATGGAGCAAATATTGTTACCGTGCATCAGTCCAATTACTCATACTGTGCTGGAAATCTAAAAGACCTTCTACATAATTGCACCACATCGGGTTGGGCGGAATTACGTAGTAAAACTATCGAAACAATGACAAAACGCGACTGCAG CGTTTTCCAAAACCTAGCATCCTGCTTCCAGGAAAACATTACCAAATGTGGAGCACCCCTTTTTGCAAGGCTATTTGGTATACGGTATCATGCAATCGTAAAACAGacatcatgtagcacaaaaacactctcaacagatacATAA
- the LOC120893821 gene encoding uncharacterized protein LOC120893821, with protein sequence MLLVLAMLFCLFTSSPVNSDPTFQQYAELMFQFDAVFETLCLAQTNDSSKARQMVEANQALQACVNLHHDPQNFTNALDSLTPANHNAFINYNCDQFEEIKKCYHPFTRQLEVCFTGRDVSMIKTLILLEEEFAFICEKDGANIVTVHQSNYSYCAGNLKDLLHNCTTSGWAELRSKTIETMTKRDCSVFQNLASCFQENITKCGAPLFARLFGIRYHAIVKQTSCSTKTLSTDT encoded by the exons ATGTTGCTGGTGCTTGCtatgctgttttgtttgtttacat CCTCCCCCGTTAATAGTGATCCAACATTTCAGCAATATGCAGAACTTATGTTCCAATTCGATGCAGTTTTTGAAACACTGTGTCTAGCGCAAACGAACGACTCAAGCAAAGCTCGGCAAATGGTTGAAGCTAATCAAGCCCTTCAAGCCTGTGTCAATCTGCATCACGATCCACAAAATTTCACCAATGCACTGGATTCTTTGACTCCTGCAAATCATAACGCTTTCATCAATTA TAACTGTGACCAATttgaggaaataaaaaaatgctaccaTCCCTTTACACGCCAGCTGGAAGTATGCTTTACCGGGCGCGATGTTTCAATGATCAAGACATTGATTCTGCTAGAAGAAGAGTTTGCGTTCATATGTGAAAAAGATGGAGCAAATATTGTTACCGTGCATCAGTCCAATTACTCATACTGTGCTGGAAATCTAAAAGACCTTCTACATAATTGCACCACATCGGGTTGGGCGGAATTACGTAGTAAAACTATCGAAACAATGACAAAACGCGACTGCAG CGTTTTCCAAAACCTAGCATCCTGCTTCCAGGAAAACATTACCAAATGTGGAGCACCCCTTTTTGCAAGGCTATTTGGTATACGGTATCATGCAATCGTAAAACAGacatcatgtagcacaaaaacactctcaacagatacATAA